One genomic region from Doryrhamphus excisus isolate RoL2022-K1 chromosome 14, RoL_Dexc_1.0, whole genome shotgun sequence encodes:
- the irx1b gene encoding iroquois-class homeodomain protein IRX-1b: MAFPQLGYPQFLSASHEVYAGERPASSREGSTESGVSSSATAAAVGSMLGMYGSPWAAPNYSAFLPYSGAPDLALISQMGSQYELKDSPGSHPASLPVHAAQSFYPYGQYPYGDPSRAKTATRETTSTLKAWLQEHQKNPYPTKGEKIMLAIITRMTLTQVSTWFANARRRLKKENKVTWGRSAEDRDGRIFSSDNEDEHGKNGSDDEEEEIDLETVDIDRPEEQRAAAEQGCRKGEREADVADREASTEESTRTLSAEGLRGVEAAISLSKPQPVVVKRNGDHSPSRPPQSKPKIWSLAETATAPDSSHKPPHAIHAHHPGHPALIPGHGIYTCQIGKLHNWANAAFLNANSLLNMRSLLGGAPGGHLPLRGAASCTVRHDARPGATGPGTSGTEDDSDGDSSGSFSPKRDDEDSDHRPESLKSPFQLLTDRPHHGAGAQRALTTTL; the protein is encoded by the exons ATGGCTTTCCCTCAGCTGGGGTACCCCCAGTTCCTCAGTGCCTCCCATGAGGTTTACGCGGGGGAACGGCCGGCCTCGAGCCGGGAAGGAAGCACCGAAAGCGGCGTGAGCTCGTCCGCTACAGCCGCTGCTGTCGGCTCCATGCTGGGGATGTACGGAAGCCCATGGGCGGCCCCAAACTACAGTGCCTTTTTGCCGTACAGCGGAGCTCCAGACCTCGCCCTCATCTCCCAAATG GGCTCCCAATACGAGCTGAAGGACAGTCCCGGTTCCCACCCGGCCTCTCTGCCTGTGCACGCCGCTCAAAGCTTCTACCCGTACGGACAGTATCCCTACGGAGACCCGTCGAGGGCCAAGACAGCCACCCGGGAGACCACCAGCACCCTGAAGGCCTGGCTGCAGGAGCACCAGAAGAACCCTTATCCCACCAAAGGAGAGAAGATCATGCTTGCTATTATTACGAGGATGACACTCACACAG GTGTCCACTTGGTTTGCAAACGCACGCAGGCGCCTAAAGAAGGAGAACAAGGTGACTTGGGGCCGCAGCGCCGAGGACCGAGACGGCCGCATCTTCAGCAGCGACAACGAAGACGAGCACGGCAAAAATGGCAGCGACGACGAAGAGGAGGAGATCGACTTGGAAACGGTCGATATCGACAGACCGGAGGAGCAGCGCGCAGCAGCGGAGCAGGGCTGCAGGAAGGGGGAGAGGGAGGCGGACGTGGCGGACAGAGAGGCCTCGACTGAAGAAAGCACCAGGACGCTTTCCGCGGAGGGCCTGCGAGGGGTGGAGGCTGCTATTTCCCTCAGTAAACCCCAACCTGTGGTGGTCAAACGCAACGGGGACCACTCCCCGAGCAGACCGCCGCAGAGCAAACCTAAAATCTGGTCCCTTGCAGAGACCGCTACGGCCCCGGACAGCTCGCACAAACCTCCTCATGCTATTCATGCGCACCACCCCGGTCACCCGGCACTGATCCCGGGCCATGGGATATACACATGCCAGATTGGCAAACTGCACAACTGGGCCAACGCGGCTTTTCTCAACGCTAACTCTCTTTTGAACATGAGATCGCTCCTCGGTGGCGCACCGGGTGGACACCTGCCTCTCCGTGGCGCCGCATCCTGCACCGTGCGTCATGACGCGCGACCTGGCGCGACAGGACCCGGTACATCTGGCACGGAGGACGACAGTGACGGAGACTCATCTGGAAGCTTTAGCCCCAAAAGAGACG ACGAAGACAGTGACCACAGGCCGGAATCACTCAAGTCTCCATTTCAGCTCCTCACTGACAG ACCTCATCATGGCGCAGGAGCACAGCGGGCTCTCACAACAACATTATGA